The following coding sequences lie in one Spirosoma sp. KUDC1026 genomic window:
- the rsmA gene encoding 16S rRNA (adenine(1518)-N(6)/adenine(1519)-N(6))-dimethyltransferase RsmA — MSVKPKKELGQHFLTDLSISQRIADLLTGHPTVEGQAYTKVLEIGPGMGVLTQFLLQDKRFETYVIEIDRESVDYLNQNFPALEGRILASDFLNIRTDLLPTKQVSTEPFAVIGNFPYNISTQILFRVLDIRERVPEVVGMFQREVAQRIASGPGNKDYGILSVLLQAWYDIKYEFTVPPDVFNPPPKVFSGVISLRRNNVTDLGCDERKFMQVVKHGFGQRRKTLRNSLKPLNPSEAALASRFMDKRAEQLSVAEFVELTKLMEEKE, encoded by the coding sequence GTGTCTGTAAAACCTAAAAAAGAACTTGGTCAGCATTTTCTGACTGATCTCAGCATTTCCCAGCGTATTGCTGATCTGCTGACGGGGCATCCCACCGTCGAGGGGCAGGCCTATACCAAAGTGCTGGAAATCGGTCCGGGCATGGGCGTCCTGACGCAGTTTCTGCTTCAGGATAAACGATTCGAAACCTACGTTATCGAAATCGACCGGGAATCCGTCGATTACCTGAACCAGAATTTTCCCGCCCTCGAAGGCCGTATTCTGGCGTCTGATTTTCTGAACATCCGTACCGATCTGCTGCCGACAAAACAAGTTAGTACCGAGCCGTTTGCCGTGATCGGCAACTTCCCGTACAATATCTCTACCCAGATTCTGTTCCGGGTACTGGACATCCGCGAGCGGGTGCCGGAAGTGGTGGGTATGTTTCAGCGGGAAGTAGCGCAGCGGATCGCGTCGGGGCCGGGCAATAAAGACTACGGTATCCTGAGCGTGCTGCTCCAGGCCTGGTACGATATCAAATACGAGTTTACGGTACCGCCGGACGTATTCAACCCTCCACCAAAAGTGTTTTCGGGCGTGATTTCACTACGTCGGAACAACGTAACCGACCTGGGGTGCGACGAGCGGAAGTTTATGCAGGTCGTTAAACACGGCTTTGGGCAACGCCGGAAAACGTTACGTAATTCGCTGAAACCGCTGAACCCATCAGAGGCTGCGCTGGCCAGTCGGTTCATGGACAAACGCGCCGAACAACTTAGCGTAGCCGAATTCGTTGAACTAACGAAATTGATGGAAGAAAAAGAATAA
- a CDS encoding Ig-like domain-containing domain, with the protein MTFRHFFFSLLFALPILLQNCAQVAQPPGGKKDTLAPKLVSSIPKMRQLNYEGKIVELEFDEYVNTENLQQKVTVTPQDSNTFIAKSLPQGVRLTFSRPFQKNTTYTINFADGIKDITERNIAKDTKIVFSTGGTIDSLNLSGNVVDDETRRPLLNFLVGLFASTDTLPITRKRPQYFARTDSNGNYRIENIKAGLYKVYGFDDKDLNLVNNTPNERVAFRDSVLNLNRNYTDVNMVAFRGSTKPRVTRRERTDETLGLELNSGIASYRLTYPGKSAASSTDSTKSTTAAVDSAAVDSAAGSTAATVKNSGDTLISFLESPKMIRIFRPATRAANDTINIVIVAVDSVGNRTDLKERVYFSPLKTREKDRKPLNVQVLPQTREPIDNNLDFTLTFTKPVLRFDPERIIIGPDSTKPLQLTAEDLKWTNNFSQLSIRRSTNLKDTLLFKLGKGAFISVQGDTLAAYVAKYTIAEEDTYSQIAGKINPSAAIPPGANIIVELLDEKYIVLRTSRGASSYDFSRLKPGKYRVRLIVDANKNGKRDIGNVQKGIQPEVIIYQPGSEEDGTIRLRQNFELTDIDF; encoded by the coding sequence ATGACGTTCCGCCATTTCTTTTTTAGTCTTCTCTTTGCCCTTCCGATCCTGCTACAGAACTGCGCGCAGGTAGCCCAGCCGCCCGGTGGGAAAAAAGATACGCTTGCCCCAAAGCTCGTGAGTAGTATTCCTAAAATGCGCCAGTTGAACTACGAGGGAAAAATTGTGGAGCTGGAGTTTGATGAGTACGTTAATACCGAAAACCTCCAGCAGAAGGTTACAGTGACGCCCCAGGACAGCAATACGTTCATTGCAAAGTCGCTGCCGCAGGGTGTTCGACTCACGTTTTCCCGACCGTTTCAGAAGAACACGACCTACACCATCAACTTTGCCGATGGGATCAAAGACATTACGGAGCGCAACATCGCTAAAGACACTAAAATCGTCTTTAGTACGGGGGGAACAATTGACTCACTCAACTTAAGCGGCAACGTAGTGGATGACGAAACCCGGCGGCCGTTGCTGAATTTTCTGGTAGGGCTATTTGCGTCGACGGATACGTTACCCATTACCCGCAAACGACCGCAGTATTTCGCCCGGACGGACAGCAACGGAAACTATCGCATTGAGAACATCAAAGCAGGGCTGTACAAAGTATACGGCTTTGACGACAAAGACCTGAATCTGGTGAATAATACGCCAAACGAGCGGGTCGCCTTCCGGGATAGTGTCCTGAACCTCAATCGAAACTACACGGACGTTAACATGGTGGCGTTCCGGGGGTCAACCAAACCCCGGGTAACCCGGCGCGAACGTACCGACGAAACCCTTGGCCTGGAACTCAACAGCGGGATTGCTTCATACCGGCTGACGTATCCCGGCAAAAGCGCGGCTTCCTCCACTGACAGTACAAAATCGACAACAGCCGCCGTGGATTCGGCCGCGGTGGACTCGGCGGCCGGGTCCACGGCGGCAACCGTGAAGAATAGTGGCGATACGTTGATTTCGTTTCTGGAGTCACCCAAGATGATACGTATTTTCCGGCCCGCCACCCGGGCTGCCAACGATACGATCAATATCGTCATCGTAGCCGTCGATTCAGTAGGGAACCGGACGGATCTGAAAGAACGTGTTTATTTCTCCCCGCTGAAAACGCGGGAAAAAGATCGTAAACCGCTGAACGTTCAGGTCCTGCCGCAAACCCGAGAGCCCATCGACAATAACCTGGACTTCACGCTGACCTTCACTAAACCCGTTCTGCGATTCGACCCGGAAAGAATCATCATCGGCCCGGATAGTACCAAACCACTTCAGCTAACGGCCGAGGACTTGAAATGGACCAACAATTTCTCGCAGCTGTCGATCAGGCGATCGACGAATTTAAAGGATACATTGCTATTCAAGCTGGGAAAAGGTGCCTTTATTAGCGTGCAGGGCGATACGTTGGCCGCTTACGTCGCTAAATACACGATAGCCGAAGAAGATACATACAGCCAGATTGCGGGTAAGATTAATCCGTCGGCGGCTATTCCGCCCGGAGCGAATATCATTGTTGAACTGCTGGACGAAAAATATATCGTACTACGTACATCCAGAGGAGCGTCGAGCTATGACTTTTCCCGACTTAAACCTGGTAAGTACCGCGTTCGGTTGATTGTTGATGCCAACAAGAACGGCAAACGGGACATCGGTAATGTGCAGAAAGGTATCCAGCCCGAAGTGATCATCTACCAGCCTGGTAGCGAAGAAGACGGAACCATCCGACTTCGGCAAAACTTCGAGCTAACTGATATTGATTTTTAG